The Fusarium oxysporum f. sp. lycopersici 4287 chromosome 6, whole genome shotgun sequence DNA segment GGAGTTCTGGTCTACGCTAAGGCCCCTGCAGGTCAGGTATTCCAGATCTCTATCCAGGCTACACCCAACACTGAACAGCTTCTGGGAGACAGCGATGGATCTATCATGTTACCCCAAGGAATACCTTCGCTTTACTACGTGACGCAGACCGTCATCGACTACAATAAAGATCGAACTGGCTGCGTGCAGGAGATGCAAATAGAGGGGACTTTTGTTCACCGGGCTGATGCAAACAATGCAGCGCGTAAGCTGCTTGATCCTCTTGAATTATGCAGAGTACGACACGGCGTGTACAAGATGAAAGGGGAATGGCCATATGGGGATGAACGTGGTTGCTCCATGCAGTCGCAGAGACTGGCGGAGAACACGGACTGTTGAAAGTAAAAGACTGTTGTTGAATACACATTACAAATACGAGAAGGTTGGTCTAAACGGACTCTTTTGGTGATTATGGAGTTGGTTTTAACCGATGGGGAATGTACATCTTCTTTTCCTGGAGGCTTGCAAATTTTGGTTGAGGAATTTGTATCATTAGTTGTTTGAGGCTTGCCAACTTGGGGATTCAACTTATTAGcatctttttttttactcAGATACTAGGCTATTAATGGGTATATCTTTCACTGCATATACTAGACATTACAATCCAGGGCATTGTTATGTGATAAAGCAAAAGTAAAGATACATTAAAGAACGAGCCTATGTACAAAGAGCTGGCACTATGTCCACATTGTCGCCAGCAAAGGAGTGATATCAAGATGCACTAATCAGCGCCCTCGTATACCGCAATGAGTAAGCACTAAGAGTTGGGTAAAGAACAGAATCAACAAAAGAAGTAGAAAACGACGTTTCCCAACGACGCGGCAATGCAGCCCAATCAAAAATGGAAGCCAGGGGGCACACAATACGGCGAGCCGTTCTGCTTGTTAAACAGGCAACCCGTCTTCGGGGGACAGACACCGGCGAACTAGAGACCGGATAAGCTTTTCCTGTCATCCGCCGCCATGGAACGGAGATACTTACTACCCAGGTGCGGTCGACATTGCAGACCTGCCAGCCCTTGAGGTCTGGCGTGCACGAGTAGGTTCCAGGCGTACAGCCTTTAGGAGCTGGGGTAGCAGCTGTGATGGCAGCCATAGTGGTGAGAAGAGGGATAACCTTCATGATGAcaatggtgttgatgtgTGATGATTGATTGAATCTTATGATAGCGAGCGGATGCTATTGATAATGATCAAGTCAGCGCATGGCTGCTTGAGATGGCATTTTATACTTGACTGGAGTGCTTCCAATCTCCAGATCTCGTACTACAACTGCATTGCCTCctctaacttatatttagAATAGAGGTCAGTTTGGGTCATTGTGCAGGCCATTACGAACTAACTCGTCGCATGTGAAGTGATCCACTTATGCGCCAAAGATAAGCTTACACCGGCGTCGTTAGATTGATTGGGCCATTTGACTATTGGAAGACCGGAATATAATGTTCCGAtacgagaagctcaaggtgACCGTGCAATGGTGCATCAGTCAGATCAGGGACCTCGGTTAGTACTACAACCGCATATAACCGCCAGTGAAGGCATTCTTAAAATACCTTTCTAACCCCATTAACAAGCACGGAACGAACTATGATCTGATTTTATCGTGGCTTCGTGCAGATAATCGTATTACAACTGTCATAACACCTCGCTTATCGTGTAACCCTCCCTTGCTACTCTGACAGCCACCAATATCAGACGCCAGAACACAATCAGAACACCGCAAACTCTAATCACGCCGCAAGTCATAAACTCATCTCTTGAACTTTATAAGACACGGCACATTTTATGCACGATGGGAGATCAATCCCTCGAGTTATTTAACCGCACACAAAGGGCTCAGCATCTCAAGTAGCGATTGTAGGTGTCGGAGAAGTCGGCAGTGCCGTCGCTTATAACCTTGCACTGAATTCTATCGCCAGCGAGTCGCTTCTCGTTGATCTCGATCTCAATCTGAGAAATGCTCAGATCGAAGACCTCTCCGATGTCATCTACAGTACTAACAACAGTACACGTGTACGCCCAGCCACGTATCGTGAGGCCGCTCAGAGCGACCTCGTGGTCATAACCGCTGCATCTAAACACACGTTAGGTAAGCGTCCAAGTACTTGCTTTTGCTACAGGCTTATGGTTCTTTCAAGGTAAGGCAACGGTTGACTATATGTCTCGGAACACTTCGATGATACGTGAGGTGATGGAGGCGATGAAACCTTTCCGACCTGACACGGTTTTGCTGGTTGTGGTAAATCCTGCTGACTTGCTATCATCCATCGCCAAAGACATGTCGGGACTTCCTCCGTCTCAGGTCATCGGCACCGGTACTACTCTCGGCACTTACAGACTTCGTGGGATGATTGCATCTCGTACCTTGGTGAGTACCCGCGACTCTATCAGACATCTCAATCTCTCTAATACAGCACCATTATAGGTATCACCGTCTGCTGTAGATGCATTCGTCGTGGGTCGTCACGGGGACGACCAAGTAGTCACCTGGTCTTCAGCAAGCATTGGCGCGGTCCCTATTGCTGACGTACAAATGTTCAATGCTCTTGATCGCAATAGAATTGAACTAATCTGCAAGCATCGATTGCAAAGTATCATACGGGGTAAAGGCTCTGCGCCGTTTGAGATTGCTTCAGTCGCTGCTAATTTGTGCTGTTCTGTTATCTTAGACAAGCATGAGGTATACCCCGTTAGTCACTTTCAAGAGCAGTATGAATGTTGTCTCATCATGCCTGCTGTTATTGGAAGAAAGGGAATTCTGAGTTCAGTTCCGTTATCTTTGGATGCTGGGGAAGAGGTTGCGGTAAAGGCGTTGGGAAAACTAGTGAAAGAAAGTGTTGAGTCGATCCAACGAGACTGGTGGTGATGACGTTTCCTATTCACAGTGTTTTAAGTAACGTACGTGATAAGCGAGTGTTACAAACAAGCGAGTGTTACTGTCAaacattacgtgtattcggttcattgatgtgaattggtgtattcatcttgtgttctgttgaaatctgCCCCTTGAAGGGTTCGCCATTTTGGCGCGTAATCTTAAGcatccctgcttgcacgtgatACTCCAGCACTTGTTTAACACACCCCCCCAGATTGAACCTTGGGGCTCAGTCTGTATAGTCCGTTTGCTATCGTCAGGTTGGCCATCCGTCCATTCCCTTCATAGGCTCATCCTTCGTATAACTGTTCCTCTGCTCTGATGATGTCCTCCGCAGTAAGCTCCTTGAACCTTCTCTCCTGGATCCTGTCGTTGATATCCACTAGGCCAACCTGTGTGACGAACTTCTGGAACTGCTGAACGGGCAGTGCCTTCGTAAGGCCATCTGCAATCATCTCAGTAGTGGGAGTATGCCGGACCGAAATCCGGTTAGCGAGTGCCTCCTGGCGCAGCCAGTGGTTATGGATATCGACGTGTCGAAGTTTAGTCTGCAGGAGAGCCACGTCGGCGTTGATCAGCCGAATAGTCTGCACGTTATCGCACtgaatgatgatgcttcTGTTGTCAAGGGTCACGCCGAGCTCGGTGATTAATCTGGAGATGAACATGGACTCCTTCGCAGCCTGCGCAAGTGCCAGCAACTCCGCCTCTGTTGTAGAGGTATTCACGGTGTCCTGCTTGTTGGCGCGCCATCCAATAGTCCCTCCAAATAGCTTCATCACGTAGGCTTGCGAGCTCTTCCGATCGATTGTGTTGTCGGCAAAGGAAGCGTCACTGTACACATCAAAAGTGTCTGTTCCGCCGAGTTGTAGTGCGAGTGCCCTGGTGTTTTGCAGATACCGGAATAGGTGGTCCAAGGCCTCATGATGATCGTCGCTCGGGTTCATGTTGAATCGACAAAGTCGAGAAACGGCAAAGGCAATATCGGGTCAAGTGATTACTGCCAGGTAGAGCACTGATCCGGTCTTGCGTTGATACTGCTGTATTGACACTGTTGATGCGCGCTCTTCGTTCGGAAGAAGTTCTTTCGTGGTCATTGGAGTGAGGGAAGGCTTTCCCCTTGAATCCTGAAATGACTAGTGATCTTATCCACGAATGACAATTACGACAGCCAAATCAGACGTTGGTTTCGGTCGCGAATAATCTCAATTCCAAGAAACCACTGTAGCATATCTCCTCCAGAGAGTTGGTACTTTTCTCGAAGCTTGCCTATCGTCCATTCGACCGATCTTTGATTGGTCTTCTCGTAGGCAACAATAAGGTCGTCCACATAGAAGAATATCAATATTCCTCCTTTCGAGAGACAGCATGGCTCGTGAGGTACAGACTTGAACCCAATGTTCGTAAGGGTGGTGGTTAGTTCCTTTTGCCAAAGTAATGGTGACTGGCGCAAGCCGTATAGTGCTTTCTGAAGTTTGAGGATCAGGCCAGGCTTCCGGTAGCCTCCGGGCATCCGCATATAGACGTCCTGTTTCAGTTCAGCATTGACAAAGGCGTTGACGACATCATACTGGAGAAGTTCTAAATCAAAGCGAGCAGCTATAGCCATGAGTGTTCGGAAAGATCTGCCGGCAAGTGTGGATGCATAGGTATCCTCGTGTGTCGACTTGGCCTGTTGATCGCCTCGCACAACGAGCCGGGCCTTGCACTTGGTGAACCATCCGTGCTTGTCGAACTTGTACACATAAACCCACATGCAGTCCAGGAGTTCCTTACCTGCGGCTTCTTCTCTCTGAACCTCACGCCAGGAGCGCATTTCTTTATGGCTTTCAAGATGAGTCTTTTCTGCCTCGCGGAATAGGTCACCTAGTGGATGGTTCTTGAGGTCTTTATGCCTTTTTGGCAATATTGGCATGTCTCGCCGGTGTATCCGGCGTTGGCCGTCACCTAAATCTGTCAGCTTTGCAGACTGTGTTTTGCAGTTGGGAGAATCCATCAGCTTAGTAGATTCCCCATGGCTTCCCGTAGACTGAGGTTCTCCGCTATCAGGGTGGCAGCTGGCCGAGCTCGCCTGCTTCTCGAACTTCCGCTTACTCACCACGTTGCCATTCCAGGTCCCTTTCACAGATGCAAGTCGACCGGCATTAAATGCGGCCTCCCAGTAACTGCTCGGAGTTGAAATGACACGAGAGGCTCCATTTGCGCCGTCTCGTCCCGGGGAAGTGCCAGCGCTAGGTGGGACATGCACCATCTTGGCAGCTCGTAACTGAGGGGGGTTCCCCCCCTCCTTCCTCACGGGAGGTTCTCTGATAGTAGCGACCAGAAGGGCAGCAGGCCGTAGAGGGCAAGTCTCCGGGGTCAGGTAGGGAGTGAATCGAGCGGTCGTGTAGGGGTGATCAGTCCCGTCAGGCTCTTCTCGATTACGATCTCCTACGACTAGTGTCCTGCCAGTCTCACCCTGCGTAATCGTGGGATCACGTTCAAACCCTCTATGTGGATAACTTGCAGCCTCCCGCTCAAACGCTAGTCCTTCAGGCAAGGCGCTTAattcctcgtcttcttcttgggtaGAAGCATCCAGATTGATGCTAGATCCCTGTAGGACCTCAGCATCAGTGAGATGCTGAATAAGTTCTTCCTGGTTTAGTTCTTTTAAATCATCCTTGAGGTGTTGCACATCCCCAGAGAACGTTGAAGATCACGTCTCTAGTGGAGATGGCCTTGTTGGTCAACGGATTCCAGACCCTGTAGATGTTTGTTGAGTTATACCCGACCAGGTATCCTATCCACCCTCGGGGATTGAGTCGTTGTCGCCgattcttctttttcaaaGCATCGGTC contains these protein-coding regions:
- a CDS encoding L-lactate dehydrogenase yields the protein MGDQSLELFNRTQRAQHLNESLLVDLDLNLRNAQIEDLSDVIYSTNNSTRVRPATYREAAQSDLVVITAASKHTLGLWFFQGKATVDYMSRNTSMIREVMEAMKPFRPDTVLLVVVNPADLLSSIAKDMSGLPPSQVIGTGTTLGTYRLRGMIASRTLVSPSAVDAFVVGRHGDDQVVTWSSASIGAVPIADVQMFNALDRNRIELICKHRLQSIIRGKGSAPFEIASVAANLCCSVILDKHEVYPVSHFQEQYECCLIMPAVIGRKGILSSVPLSLDAGEEVAVKALGKLVKESVESIQRDWW